GAAACGAGATTGTGCTTTTTGACTAGAATAATCACTATATGCACCTTTAAATTCAACATTAACGTTGTCAGTCGGTGCCCACTGAATTGAAGTATTAAAAGTGGTGTTATCTATTTCTATTTCTTTTTGGTTTATATCTGCCCATCGAGGTACAAAAGCCGGGTGATCAGGCGCTTGACCTAAATTATTTAGCAATGTAATAGGGCGACCAATACCAGACGGTTCGTAATCCCAATTTCGGTTCGCATCTACTCCGCCATACCTAATATCAGCACCTTCTGAATAGGCATTTTTATTCTCTTTATCAACATTAAACAGAATACCAACAGTACCCAATTTTTTCAGTTCCCATTGGTTTGAGAATAATCCAGAAAACTTAGCGCCAGGATCGCTTTTTAGAGAATTATCGTTTAATTCAACAACTGCACGGGCTTCAAAACCATCGAAATCTAAAGGAGAAAAAGTCGTCAATTCCACCGAACCACCACTGCCCCCTTCAATTTGATCTGCAGTGGGTGTTTTACTCACTGTGATTGATTTTACTGTTGAAGACGACATAGCATTTAAATTATTTTCACGTGAATCGAAACCGTCGGTCACTACACCTTTACCATTTATGGTTAAAGAGTTCTCACTAAAGCCACGAATTTGGAAAGAAGACCCATCACCTGCTTCATCACGGCCAATGGTTACCCCAGTGACTCGCTGCAATGCTTCAGCAATATTGGTATCAGGTAACTTTCCTATGTCACTCGCAGAAATGGCATCTACTATTTGTCCCGCATGACGTTTTATGCCGGCGGCCTCAGATAACGCTTTATATACGCCAGTGACTTCAATTATTTCAAGCCCATCTTTATCATCAACTGCTTTTTCTTGAGCAAATGCTGCGCTCATCACTGTGAGTGGAAATAACGATGCGATTTGTAATAATGTACTACATTTTGTTTTAGATGTTTTTTTTATACTATTCATAATACAATTCCTTAAAGTGTTCTAATCAATGCTATATGTAAAATAACTAGCATTATTGCTCCCCCCTACAATACTTTAATTATGGAGAGATACTTATGCACAAATGCCCACAAGGTCACAAAAAACAAGGGGTAAACGATTTCACCTATTAACTTTCTTATATTTTACGTACAAAAAAATCATATATAGAGCAGAGATAAAAGTATAAACAGCGAGTTATAATGTGAATTAAATGTGAACGAAATGTATGTTACATAAGGAAATAAATAATACAATATACAAAAGTGGGGGTATAACGAGCTTTAAGCTTGAAGGCCTTTATTTATCTAAACGCCCGATATAAAACATAACATCAGACAAAAAAAACATAATAATTTGCCATTAAAAATATTAGTAAAAATTATAAGCGGCTTGTTAGCCCTATCATTAGAATAGAAATAATATCTAAATACTTCGCATAAGAACAAATCAAACTTCTTGCCCTTGATATTTCCTTGCTAAATCATCTAACTCCGAACAAGTATAATCAAACCCTTTACCATCAAACTGGTAAGTAATTTTGACAGATTCAGAACCATTGAATAGCTTTGCTTTTACATCAGCAACTGGCCAATGTTTTAACTCATTCAAAAAACGATTAGCCACTTGGGCGGTTGTAAAACGATAACAAATTTCTGTGAGCATAATGACGTTTATTATAAGACAGGTAATGAAAAAACAGCAGTTTGTGCAATTTTTAAATTTAGTCAAGTCTTGAATGAATTTTGTTGATATTAGCAATTCACAGAGGTAAGTTAGCTTCAGACAGGACAAAATATAGAAGGAAAATAGTTTTGAATTTAAAGTAGCTTTAGGGTTTAAACTTATTGAAATGCCCCAAAGTCTATATTGAAACAAAAGAAAGAACGTTAATTGAAAGAAGGAATACCTATGAAAGTCAATATTTCAGGTCACCATGTAGAAATCAGCAACGGCGTTAAAGAACATGTAGAGCAAAAGTTAGCGAAACTAGCTAGCCATTTCCCCTCTCTTATCTCTATAGATAGTATCATCAGCAAAGAACATGGTGAATATCAGGTTGAATTAGTCACAAACTACGAAAACACTCGTATCGCCACGTCAGGCAACGACAAAGTTATGTACCCAGCGATAGCTAAGGCGGCTAAAAAACTAGATGCTGCTCTTTCCCATAGAAAAGGACAAGTTAAAGGCGATTTGCATAAAATACCTGAAACAGATGCCCCAGAAATAGCAGTCGATATTATCCAAGGTATGGAACTGAACTAAACATATTTATGTCTTTATCTAACAAGCGAGCTTCGGCTCGCTTTTTTGTATCTTCAATAGCTTTTATCTCCCCTACTATCTTCCACCTATCAGTTGCTGATATATTCAATGCAGCCCTATCAATTAATTACAACAGGAATACATATGCTAAAAATAATAACAGCGATATCTTTACTGATATTTTCACTTTCTTTATCAGCAGAAGAACTTAACGATGAAAAGAAAAAACTGATAGATGAAATGTTACAAGTCAGTGGCGCAGCAAAATTGGGCGATATGATGGGAAGCTGGGCATCTGGTCAGTTAATCAGTG
The sequence above is a segment of the Paraglaciecola sp. L3A3 genome. Coding sequences within it:
- the hpf gene encoding ribosome hibernation-promoting factor, HPF/YfiA family is translated as MKVNISGHHVEISNGVKEHVEQKLAKLASHFPSLISIDSIISKEHGEYQVELVTNYENTRIATSGNDKVMYPAIAKAAKKLDAALSHRKGQVKGDLHKIPETDAPEIAVDIIQGMELN